In Streptomyces nojiriensis, one genomic interval encodes:
- the rapZ gene encoding RNase adapter RapZ yields MTEHETAHDRDGAQVSTGTTVEPGETAEAAIPELVIISGMSGAGRSTAAKCLEDLGWFVVDNLPPALIPTMVELGARSQGNVARIAVVVDVRGRQFFDALRESLADLDSKGVTRRIVFLESSDDALVRRFESVRRPHPLQGDGRITDGIAAERDLLRELRGDADLVIDTSSLNVHELRAKMDAQFAGDEEPELRATVMSFGYKYGLPVDADLVVDCRFIPNPHWVPELRPFTGLNEEVSGYVFSQPGAKEFLDRYTELLQLIATGYRREGKRYVTIAVGCTGGKHRSVAMSEKLAARLASEGVETVVVHRDMGRE; encoded by the coding sequence ATGACCGAGCACGAGACCGCGCACGACCGAGACGGAGCACAGGTGAGTACGGGCACGACAGTGGAGCCCGGCGAGACCGCCGAGGCGGCCATCCCCGAGCTGGTGATCATCTCCGGCATGTCCGGGGCCGGCCGCAGTACGGCGGCGAAGTGTCTGGAGGACCTCGGCTGGTTCGTCGTCGACAACCTCCCGCCCGCCCTGATCCCGACCATGGTCGAGCTCGGCGCCCGTTCCCAGGGCAACGTGGCGCGCATCGCCGTCGTCGTCGACGTCCGCGGCCGCCAGTTCTTCGACGCCCTGCGCGAGTCCCTCGCCGACCTGGACAGCAAGGGCGTCACCCGCCGCATCGTCTTCCTGGAGTCCTCCGACGACGCGCTGGTCCGCCGCTTCGAGTCGGTCCGCCGCCCGCACCCGCTCCAGGGCGACGGGCGCATCACCGACGGCATCGCCGCCGAGCGCGACCTGCTGCGCGAGCTGCGCGGCGACGCCGACCTGGTGATCGACACCTCCAGCCTGAACGTGCACGAGCTGCGCGCGAAGATGGACGCCCAGTTCGCCGGGGACGAGGAGCCCGAGCTGCGGGCCACCGTCATGTCCTTCGGCTACAAGTACGGCCTCCCCGTCGACGCCGACCTCGTCGTCGACTGCCGCTTCATCCCCAACCCGCACTGGGTCCCGGAGCTGCGCCCCTTCACCGGGCTCAACGAGGAGGTGTCGGGGTACGTCTTCAGCCAGCCCGGCGCCAAGGAATTCCTCGACCGCTACACCGAGCTGCTCCAGCTCATCGCCACCGGCTACCGCCGCGAGGGCAAGCGGTACGTGACCATCGCGGTCGGCTGCACCGGCGGCAAGCACCGCAGTGTGGCCATGTCCGAGAAGCTCGCCGCCCGCCTCGCCTCCGAGGGAGTCGAGACCGTCGTAGTCCACCGGGACATGGGGCGCGAGTGA
- the secG gene encoding preprotein translocase subunit SecG yields the protein MGFSIALIVFSALLMLLVLMHKGKGGGLSDMFGGGMQSSVGGSSVAERNLDRITVVVGLLWFASIVALGLLTKSSS from the coding sequence ATGGGGTTCTCGATCGCCCTGATCGTCTTCAGCGCCCTGCTGATGCTGCTCGTGCTGATGCACAAGGGCAAGGGCGGCGGCCTCTCCGACATGTTCGGCGGCGGTATGCAGTCGTCGGTCGGCGGTTCCTCCGTCGCGGAGCGCAACCTGGACCGCATCACCGTGGTCGTCGGTCTGCTGTGGTTCGCGTCCATCGTCGCGCTCGGTCTGCTGACGAAGTCGAGCAGCTGA
- a CDS encoding gluconeogenesis factor YvcK family protein, with product MTARTPRLSRLRRLTPGRGEDGVGRSGRSGRRRGATPKVVALGGGQGLSASLAALRRITGDLTAVVTVADDGGSSGRLREELGVLPPGDLRKALAALCGDDDWGQTWARVIQHRFQSEGDLHGHAVGNLLIVALWEQLGDPVQALDLVGKLLGAQGRVLPMSAVPLELQALVRGHDPARPEDVDTVRGQATVALTPGEVLSVQVVPSDPPAVPEAVAAVLDADWVVLGPGSWFSSVIPHLLVPELLDALMETKARRVLSLNLAPQPGETEGFSPQRHLEVLARHAPKLALDVVLADEAAVPDRESLADAAKRFGAAVELAPVARQDGSPKHDPELLAAAYDRIFRMHGRIGPWR from the coding sequence GTGACCGCACGGACCCCGCGGCTGAGCCGCCTGCGCCGCCTCACCCCGGGCCGGGGCGAGGACGGCGTGGGCCGCTCCGGCCGCTCCGGCCGCCGACGCGGTGCCACGCCCAAGGTGGTGGCGCTCGGCGGCGGCCAGGGCCTGTCGGCCTCCCTCGCCGCCCTGCGCCGGATCACCGGCGACCTCACCGCCGTGGTCACCGTGGCCGACGACGGCGGTTCCAGCGGCCGGCTCCGGGAGGAGCTCGGCGTGCTCCCGCCCGGCGACCTGCGCAAGGCGCTGGCCGCGCTGTGCGGCGACGACGACTGGGGCCAGACCTGGGCCCGGGTCATCCAGCACCGCTTCCAGTCCGAGGGCGACCTGCACGGGCACGCGGTCGGCAACCTGCTGATCGTCGCCCTGTGGGAACAGCTCGGCGACCCCGTCCAGGCCCTCGACCTGGTCGGCAAGCTGCTCGGGGCCCAGGGCCGGGTGCTGCCGATGTCGGCGGTGCCGCTGGAGCTGCAGGCCCTGGTCCGGGGGCACGACCCGGCCCGCCCCGAGGACGTGGACACCGTCCGCGGGCAGGCCACGGTGGCGCTGACCCCGGGCGAGGTGCTCTCCGTACAGGTGGTGCCCAGCGACCCGCCGGCCGTGCCGGAGGCCGTCGCGGCCGTCCTGGACGCCGACTGGGTGGTGCTCGGTCCGGGGTCCTGGTTCTCCTCGGTCATCCCGCACCTGCTGGTCCCGGAACTGCTGGACGCGCTGATGGAGACGAAGGCCCGGCGGGTCCTCTCGCTGAACCTCGCGCCGCAGCCCGGCGAAACAGAGGGCTTCTCTCCGCAGCGTCATTTGGAGGTTTTGGCCCGACACGCCCCTAAACTCGCCCTGGACGTGGTGCTGGCCGACGAGGCCGCCGTGCCCGACCGCGAGTCCCTCGCCGATGCCGCGAAACGGTTCGGTGCCGCGGTCGAGCTGGCGCCCGTGGCCAGGCAGGACGGCTCTCCGAAGCACGACCCGGAGCTGCTGGCCGCCGCGTACGACCGTATTTTTCGGATGCATGGAAGGATCGGCCCATGGCGATGA
- the whiA gene encoding DNA-binding protein WhiA, with product MAMTPAVKDEISRLPVTRTCCRKAEVSAILRFAGGLHLVSGRIVIEAELDTGIAARRLRKDILEIFGHSSDLVVMAPGGLRRGSRYVVRVVAGGDQLARQTGLVDGRGRPIRGLPPQVVSGATCDAEAAWRGAFLAHGSLTEPGRSSSLEVTCPGPEAALALVGAARRLSIAAKAREVRGVDRVVVRDGDAIGALLTRLGAHESVLAWEERRMRREVRATANRLANFDDANLRRSARAAVAAGARVQRALEILGEEVPEHLAAAGRLRMEHKQASLEELGALADPPLTKDAVAGRIRRLLAMADKRAQDLGIPGTESNLDLSEEMADNMAG from the coding sequence ATGGCGATGACGCCTGCGGTGAAGGATGAGATCTCCCGCCTGCCCGTCACCCGGACCTGCTGCAGGAAGGCGGAGGTCTCGGCGATCCTTCGGTTCGCGGGCGGGCTGCACCTGGTGAGCGGCCGCATCGTCATCGAGGCGGAGCTGGACACGGGCATCGCCGCCAGACGCCTGCGCAAGGACATCCTGGAGATCTTCGGCCATTCCTCGGACCTGGTGGTGATGGCCCCCGGCGGACTGCGCCGCGGCAGCCGCTACGTGGTCCGCGTCGTGGCCGGCGGTGACCAGCTGGCGCGCCAGACGGGCCTCGTGGACGGCCGCGGCCGCCCCATCCGGGGTCTTCCCCCGCAGGTGGTCTCCGGGGCCACCTGCGACGCGGAGGCGGCCTGGCGCGGCGCCTTCCTGGCCCACGGCTCGCTCACCGAGCCGGGCCGGTCCTCCTCCCTGGAGGTCACCTGCCCCGGCCCGGAGGCCGCCCTGGCCCTGGTGGGCGCCGCCCGCAGGCTGTCCATCGCCGCCAAGGCGCGCGAGGTGCGCGGGGTGGACCGGGTCGTGGTCCGCGACGGCGACGCGATCGGCGCGCTGCTGACCCGGCTGGGCGCGCACGAGTCGGTGCTGGCCTGGGAGGAGCGGCGGATGCGGCGCGAGGTGCGCGCCACCGCCAACCGCCTGGCCAACTTCGACGACGCCAACCTGCGCCGCTCGGCGCGCGCCGCGGTGGCCGCCGGGGCCCGTGTGCAGCGCGCGCTGGAGATCCTCGGCGAGGAGGTCCCCGAGCACCTCGCGGCGGCCGGCCGGCTGCGCATGGAGCACAAGCAGGCCTCCCTTGAGGAGCTGGGCGCGCTCGCCGACCCGCCGCTGACCAAGGACGCGGTCGCCGGCCGGATCCGCCGCCTGCTGGCGATGGCCGACAAGCGCGCCCAGGACCTCGGCATCCCGGGCACCGAGTCGAATCTCGACCTCAGCGAGGAGATGGCCGACAACATGGCCGGTTAG
- the tpiA gene encoding triose-phosphate isomerase: protein MTTRTPLMAGNWKMNLNHLEAIAHVQKLAFALTDKDYDAVEVAVLPPFVDLRSVQTLVDGDKLKIKYGAQDISAHDSGAYTGEISGPMLSKLKCTYVAVGHSERRQYHGESDEICNAKVKAAFRHGITPILCVGEGLDIRKAGEQVPYTLSQLDGGLEGVPADQVESIVIAYEPVWAIGTGEVATPDDAQEVCGAIRGRLAELYSQELADKVRIQYGGSVKSGNIAAIMAQPDVDGALIGGAALDADEFVKIVRFRDQ from the coding sequence ATGACCACGCGCACCCCGCTCATGGCGGGCAACTGGAAGATGAACCTCAACCACCTCGAGGCCATCGCCCACGTCCAGAAGCTCGCCTTCGCCCTCACCGACAAGGACTACGACGCCGTCGAGGTCGCGGTCCTGCCGCCCTTCGTCGACCTGCGCTCGGTCCAGACCCTGGTCGACGGCGACAAGCTGAAGATCAAGTACGGCGCCCAGGACATCTCCGCGCACGACTCCGGTGCCTACACCGGTGAGATCTCCGGCCCGATGCTCTCGAAGCTGAAGTGCACGTACGTGGCCGTCGGCCACAGCGAGCGCCGCCAGTACCACGGCGAGAGCGACGAGATCTGCAACGCCAAGGTCAAGGCCGCATTCCGGCACGGGATCACCCCGATCCTGTGCGTCGGGGAGGGCCTGGACATCCGCAAGGCCGGCGAGCAGGTCCCCTACACGCTGAGCCAGCTCGACGGCGGCCTGGAAGGCGTCCCGGCCGACCAGGTCGAGTCCATCGTGATCGCCTACGAGCCCGTCTGGGCCATCGGGACCGGCGAGGTCGCCACCCCCGACGACGCCCAGGAGGTCTGCGGGGCGATCCGCGGCCGCCTCGCAGAGCTGTACTCGCAGGAGCTGGCCGACAAGGTCCGCATCCAGTACGGCGGCTCCGTGAAGTCCGGGAACATCGCGGCGATCATGGCCCAGCCCGACGTCGACGGCGCCCTGATCGGCGGCGCGGCGCTGGACGCGGACGAGTTCGTCAAGATCGTCCGCTTCCGCGACCAGTGA
- the gap gene encoding type I glyceraldehyde-3-phosphate dehydrogenase: protein MTIRVGINGFGRIGRNYFRALLEQGADIEIVGVNDLTDNATLVHLLKYDTILGRLKAEVSHTDDSITVGGQTFKTFAERDPANLPWGELGADIVIESTGIFTKKADAAKHIAAGAKKVLISAPAKDEDITIVMGVNHDKYDAANHHVISNASCTTNCVAPMAKVLDENFGIVKGMMTTVHAYTNDQRILDFPHSDLRRARAAAENIIPTSTGAAKATALVLPQLKGKLDGIAMRVPVPTGSVTDLVLELSRETTVEEINAAFQKASEGQLKGILDYTEDAIVSSDIVNWPASCTFDSSLTMVQDGTQVKVVGWYDNEWGYSNRLVDLTVFVGGQL from the coding sequence GTGACGATCCGCGTAGGCATCAACGGTTTTGGCCGAATTGGCCGCAACTATTTCCGGGCGCTCCTGGAGCAGGGAGCGGACATCGAGATCGTCGGTGTCAACGACCTGACTGACAACGCGACCCTGGTGCATCTGCTCAAGTACGACACCATCCTGGGCCGCCTCAAGGCCGAGGTCTCCCACACCGACGACAGCATCACCGTCGGTGGCCAGACCTTCAAGACCTTCGCAGAGCGTGACCCCGCCAACCTCCCCTGGGGCGAGCTCGGCGCCGACATCGTCATCGAGTCGACCGGCATCTTCACGAAGAAGGCCGACGCCGCCAAGCACATCGCCGCGGGCGCGAAGAAGGTCCTCATCTCGGCTCCGGCCAAGGACGAGGACATCACCATCGTGATGGGCGTCAACCACGACAAGTACGACGCGGCCAACCACCACGTCATCTCCAACGCCTCCTGCACCACCAACTGCGTGGCGCCGATGGCCAAGGTCCTCGACGAGAACTTCGGCATCGTCAAGGGCATGATGACGACGGTCCACGCGTACACGAACGACCAGCGCATCCTGGACTTCCCGCACTCGGACCTGCGTCGCGCCCGCGCCGCCGCCGAGAACATCATCCCGACCTCCACCGGTGCCGCCAAGGCCACCGCGCTGGTCCTCCCGCAGCTCAAGGGCAAGCTGGACGGCATCGCCATGCGCGTCCCGGTCCCGACCGGCTCGGTGACCGACCTGGTGCTGGAGCTCTCCCGCGAGACCACGGTGGAAGAGATCAACGCGGCCTTCCAGAAGGCTTCGGAGGGGCAGCTCAAGGGCATCCTCGACTACACCGAGGACGCGATCGTCTCTTCCGACATCGTGAACTGGCCCGCGTCCTGCACCTTCGACTCGTCCCTGACCATGGTTCAGGACGGTACGCAGGTCAAGGTCGTCGGCTGGTACGACAACGAGTGGGGCTACTCCAACCGTCTCGTCGACCTCACCGTCTTCGTCGGCGGTCAGCTCTAA
- a CDS encoding M14 family metallopeptidase: MSHRARSILAASALVFGTTLAVLPAAAQAQPGPGAATGADEVRVYDADITREQVPLVLAAGQDAHELTERAPETGTARVELFLSAGQAGQLAAQGVKLAERKVPAQGLARAKAAGDGVFRPYSGKGGLQEEILRTAQENPGLTKVVSIGKTVQGKDILALKVSKNAKKTKDGDKPSVLYMSNQHAREWITPEMTRRLMHHTIDNYGKDERITKLVDSSELWFLLSANPDGYDYTHAADGQRLWRKNLRDNNGDGKTGPGDGVDLNRNFAFKWGYDNEGSSPTQSNETYRGPSASSEPETVALDRFEKRIGFDYAINYHSAAELLLYGVGWQVATPTPDDVAYKALAGTPENPAVPGYYPQVSSELYTTNGEADGHASNVNGIMMFTPEMTTCQTASASDPNDQWKPEDCASGFNFPDDEKLIQAEFAKNVPFALSVGESAATPDRPKSSLGLSAADFTVDAFATSYAARGEDQTVSVTARKALKDKELNFRINGGRTHDEDLKAWKGGEVYGGDDNNWFDEYRAEVDGAKPGDKVEVWFTGRDRSGKQVSSEHFTYTVAERPRADVLVIAEEGAKAQHAQTYVDALRANGKSAAVWDVAVQGTPHHLGVLSHFGTAVHYTGAKTPGGDTQLAVRDFLNEGGKLIEAGELAGGNAQVGRAVTNDFSQYWLGAYSRASTPGATGFAGAGALNGARGNVGDAAGNPLNAPGGYTVTSETLAPAQFPQFKSAQAGAFTGVVNPYAPYAGTGMAAALHADDDWKRLVRTIDLTGVTAADQPQLKLALNWNVEEGYDHAALEARTSGGDDWTTLPDTGGLTSSTVPEECAAGFFVNGHPFLRHYLTLDAGGCTAQGTSGQWNSFTGSSGGWKQVSFDLSAYAGKSVELSLSYITDPGSGGRGVFADEARLSVKGADQPVEGFETSLGAWTAQAAPAGSPEVPGDWARSGELFKSYAAVTTRDTVLLGFGLEHMPTAADRALLVGKALRTLHR; this comes from the coding sequence ATGAGTCACCGCGCGAGATCGATCCTCGCCGCAAGCGCACTCGTCTTCGGAACCACACTCGCCGTGCTGCCCGCCGCGGCGCAGGCCCAGCCGGGACCCGGCGCCGCAACCGGCGCCGACGAGGTACGGGTCTACGACGCCGACATCACCAGGGAACAGGTCCCGCTCGTCCTCGCCGCGGGGCAGGACGCGCACGAGCTCACCGAGCGGGCCCCGGAGACCGGAACCGCCCGGGTCGAGCTCTTCCTCAGCGCCGGCCAGGCCGGGCAACTCGCGGCCCAGGGCGTCAAGCTGGCCGAGCGCAAGGTCCCCGCCCAGGGACTCGCCCGTGCCAAGGCGGCCGGGGACGGGGTGTTCCGCCCGTACAGCGGCAAGGGCGGCCTCCAGGAGGAGATCCTGCGGACCGCGCAGGAGAACCCGGGGCTCACCAAGGTCGTCTCCATCGGCAAGACCGTCCAGGGCAAGGACATCCTCGCCCTGAAGGTCAGCAAGAACGCCAAGAAGACCAAGGACGGTGACAAGCCGTCGGTCCTCTACATGTCCAACCAGCACGCCCGTGAGTGGATCACCCCCGAGATGACCCGGCGGCTGATGCACCACACCATCGACAACTACGGCAAGGACGAGCGGATCACCAAGCTGGTGGACTCCAGCGAGCTGTGGTTCCTGCTCTCCGCCAACCCGGACGGGTACGACTACACGCACGCGGCCGACGGCCAGCGGCTGTGGCGCAAGAACCTGCGCGACAACAACGGCGACGGGAAGACCGGCCCCGGCGACGGGGTCGACCTGAACCGGAACTTCGCCTTCAAGTGGGGCTACGACAACGAGGGCTCCTCGCCGACCCAGTCGAACGAGACCTACCGCGGCCCGAGCGCCTCCTCCGAGCCCGAGACCGTCGCCCTCGACCGCTTCGAGAAGCGGATCGGCTTCGACTACGCCATCAACTACCACTCCGCGGCCGAGCTGCTGCTCTACGGCGTGGGCTGGCAGGTCGCCACCCCCACCCCCGACGACGTCGCCTACAAGGCGCTCGCCGGCACCCCGGAGAACCCCGCCGTCCCGGGCTACTACCCGCAGGTCTCCTCCGAGCTCTACACCACCAACGGCGAGGCCGACGGCCACGCCTCCAACGTCAACGGCATCATGATGTTCACGCCGGAGATGACCACCTGCCAGACCGCCTCGGCGAGCGACCCGAACGATCAGTGGAAGCCCGAGGACTGCGCCTCCGGATTCAACTTCCCGGACGACGAGAAGCTCATCCAGGCGGAGTTCGCCAAGAACGTCCCCTTCGCCCTGTCCGTCGGCGAGAGCGCCGCGACCCCGGACCGGCCGAAGTCCTCGCTGGGCCTGAGCGCCGCCGACTTCACCGTGGACGCCTTCGCCACCTCTTACGCCGCCCGCGGCGAGGACCAGACGGTCTCCGTCACGGCCCGCAAGGCGCTGAAGGACAAGGAACTCAACTTCCGGATCAACGGAGGCCGCACGCACGACGAGGACCTCAAGGCCTGGAAGGGCGGCGAGGTCTACGGCGGCGACGACAACAACTGGTTCGACGAGTACCGCGCCGAGGTCGACGGCGCGAAGCCCGGCGACAAGGTCGAGGTCTGGTTCACCGGGCGCGACCGCTCCGGCAAGCAGGTCTCCAGCGAGCACTTCACGTACACGGTGGCCGAGCGGCCGCGCGCGGACGTCCTGGTGATCGCGGAAGAGGGGGCCAAGGCCCAGCACGCCCAGACCTACGTCGACGCCCTGCGCGCGAACGGCAAGTCCGCGGCAGTCTGGGACGTCGCCGTCCAGGGCACCCCGCACCACCTCGGCGTCCTCTCCCACTTCGGCACGGCCGTCCACTACACGGGGGCCAAGACCCCCGGCGGCGACACCCAGTTGGCGGTGCGCGACTTCCTGAACGAGGGCGGCAAGCTGATCGAGGCCGGTGAGCTGGCGGGCGGCAACGCCCAGGTCGGCCGCGCCGTGACCAACGACTTCAGCCAGTACTGGCTCGGCGCGTACAGCCGGGCGAGCACTCCCGGAGCCACCGGCTTCGCCGGCGCCGGCGCCCTGAACGGCGCCCGGGGCAACGTCGGGGACGCCGCGGGCAACCCGCTGAACGCCCCCGGCGGGTACACCGTGACCTCCGAGACCCTGGCGCCGGCTCAGTTCCCGCAGTTCAAGAGCGCCCAGGCGGGAGCCTTCACCGGGGTCGTGAACCCGTACGCCCCCTACGCCGGCACCGGCATGGCCGCGGCCCTGCACGCCGACGACGACTGGAAGCGCCTCGTCCGCACGATCGACCTCACCGGGGTCACCGCGGCCGACCAGCCCCAGCTGAAGCTGGCGCTCAACTGGAACGTCGAGGAGGGCTACGACCACGCCGCGCTGGAGGCCCGGACCTCCGGCGGCGACGACTGGACCACCCTGCCGGACACGGGCGGCCTGACCAGCTCCACCGTCCCGGAGGAGTGCGCGGCCGGGTTCTTCGTCAACGGACACCCGTTCCTGCGCCACTACCTCACGCTCGACGCCGGCGGCTGCACCGCGCAGGGCACCAGCGGCCAGTGGAACAGCTTCACCGGTTCCTCCGGCGGCTGGAAGCAGGTCTCCTTCGACCTGAGCGCCTACGCCGGCAAGAGCGTTGAGCTCTCGCTCTCCTACATCACGGACCCGGGCTCGGGCGGCCGCGGCGTCTTCGCGGACGAGGCGCGCCTTTCCGTCAAGGGCGCGGACCAGCCCGTGGAGGGATTCGAGACGTCCCTCGGAGCCTGGACGGCCCAGGCCGCACCGGCCGGAAGTCCCGAGGTTCCCGGCGACTGGGCCCGGTCCGGGGAGCTGTTCAAGTCCTACGCTGCGGTCACCACGCGTGACACCGTGTTGCTGGGCTTCGGCCTGGAGCACATGCCGACCGCGGCGGACCGTGCCCTACTCGTCGGTAAGGCACTGCGCACACTGCACCGCTGA
- a CDS encoding phosphoglycerate kinase: MKTIDELLAEGVKGKRVFVRADLNVPLAEGTITDDGRIRAVQPTIAKLAEAGARVIVASHLGRPKGAGVEPAFSLAPAAARLGELLGADVAFATDTVGASAKETVAALTDGQVAVIENLRFNAGETSKDDAERGAFADQLAELADLYVGDGFGAVHRKHASVFDLPARLPQGAGYLIATEVGVLKKLTAEVERPYVVVLGGAKVSDKLAVIDELLGKADRILIGGGMAYTFLYAKGYEVGISLLQKDQVEKVKEYMERAEKTGVELVLPVDVLVSAEFPDLKGKTPAVFETVDADKIPADKEGLDIGPKTRELYASKIADAKTVFWNGPVGVFEHPDYAGGTAAIAQALLDSSAFTVVGGGDSAAAVRILGFDENAFGHISTGGGASLEYLEGKTLPGLAALEG, encoded by the coding sequence ATGAAGACGATCGATGAACTGCTCGCCGAAGGCGTCAAGGGCAAGCGGGTCTTCGTCCGCGCGGACCTGAACGTCCCGCTGGCCGAGGGCACCATCACCGACGACGGCCGCATCCGCGCCGTCCAGCCCACGATCGCGAAGCTCGCCGAAGCCGGCGCCCGCGTCATCGTGGCATCGCACCTGGGCCGCCCCAAGGGCGCCGGCGTCGAGCCGGCGTTCTCGCTCGCCCCGGCCGCCGCGCGCCTGGGCGAACTGCTCGGTGCGGACGTGGCGTTCGCCACCGACACCGTCGGCGCCTCCGCCAAGGAGACCGTCGCGGCCCTGACCGACGGCCAGGTCGCCGTCATCGAGAACCTGCGCTTCAACGCGGGTGAGACCTCGAAGGACGACGCCGAGCGCGGCGCCTTCGCGGACCAGCTCGCGGAGCTCGCCGACCTCTACGTGGGCGACGGCTTCGGCGCCGTGCACCGCAAGCACGCCTCGGTCTTCGACCTCCCGGCCCGCCTCCCGCAGGGGGCCGGCTACCTCATCGCCACCGAGGTCGGCGTCCTGAAGAAGCTGACCGCCGAGGTCGAGCGCCCGTACGTGGTGGTCCTGGGCGGCGCCAAGGTCTCCGACAAGCTCGCCGTCATCGACGAGCTGCTCGGCAAGGCCGACCGCATCCTCATCGGCGGCGGCATGGCCTACACCTTCCTCTACGCCAAGGGCTACGAGGTCGGCATCTCCCTGCTCCAGAAGGACCAGGTGGAGAAGGTCAAGGAGTACATGGAGCGCGCCGAGAAGACCGGGGTCGAGCTGGTCCTCCCGGTCGACGTGCTGGTCTCCGCCGAGTTCCCGGACCTCAAGGGCAAGACCCCGGCCGTCTTCGAGACCGTCGACGCGGACAAGATCCCCGCCGACAAGGAGGGCCTGGACATCGGTCCCAAGACGCGCGAGCTGTACGCGTCGAAGATCGCCGATGCGAAGACCGTCTTCTGGAACGGCCCGGTCGGCGTCTTCGAGCACCCCGACTACGCCGGGGGCACCGCAGCCATCGCCCAGGCCCTGCTCGACAGCAGCGCCTTCACCGTCGTCGGCGGCGGCGACAGCGCCGCCGCGGTCCGCATCCTGGGCTTCGACGAGAATGCATTCGGCCACATCTCGACCGGTGGCGGCGCCTCCCTCGAATACCTCGAGGGCAAGACGCTCCCCGGCCTCGCCGCCCTGGAGGGCTGA